Proteins encoded within one genomic window of Vairimorpha necatrix chromosome 3, complete sequence:
- a CDS encoding aquaporin, with amino-acid sequence MVRRVIKQLQANIGEMFASFIFGFAVFTSIIASTQTGQAAAPVIVALTVAFSGLAVIYSFCDICLAHFNPAITFAAICLGKLGILKGICFIIFQIIGFIIAGLCSVACLPGKYRNKLDIARPKRVSDDVDRGNIFATEIFLTAILVYVAFAVGVNPYSPPKDEQGDQLDPDEQLTEGRKTTAPLAIGFTLGFCALIGLGSSGGAFNPGIVLSPMILSGIWDNWYIYLLAQFAGGILGGSLQSLILYKLF; translated from the coding sequence ATGGTAAGAAGGGTCATAAAACAACTCCAAGCAAATATTGGAGAAATGTTCGCATCTTTCATTTTTGGATTTGCTGTCTTTACTTCTATAATCGCCTCTACACAAACTGGTCAAGCTGCTGCTCCTGTCATAGTCGCCCTTACTGTTGCCTTTAGTGGCTTGGCCGTCATTTATTCTTTCTGCGATATTTGTTTAGCACATTTTAACCCGGCCATAACATTTGCTGCTATTTGTTTAGGAAAATTGGGAATTCTAAAAGgcatttgttttataattttccaAATAATCGGATTTATTATAGCAGGCCTTTGCTCTGTAGCATGTTTACCAGGgaaatatagaaataagTTAGATATAGCTAGACCCAAGAGAGTATCAGATGATGTTGATAGAGGGAATATTTTCGCTACCGAAATATTTCTTACTGCCATTCTAGTGTATGTGGCTTTTGCTGTAGGAGTAAATCCTTATAGCCCTCCCAAAGATGAACAAGGGGATCAATTAGACCCTGACGAACAATTAACAGAAGGGAGGAAGACTACAGCCCCCTTGGCCATTGGATTTACATTAGGATTCTGTGCTTTAATTGGCCTTGGTAGTTCTGGTGGAGCTTTTAATCCTGGGATTGTTTTAAGTCCTATGATATTATCAGGAATATGGGATAATTGGTATATTTATCTATTAGCTCAATTTGCAGGAGGAATACTGGGCGGATCTCTACAATCATTGATACTTTATAAacttttctaa
- a CDS encoding N-acetlyglucosaminylphosphatidylinositol deacetlyase (PIGL), with product MIIFLSVFFVFFTLRNYKRFLFSHVPANKNYCLLIAHPDDESMFFAPTLLNLKSKIHILCLSKGDTLFKWDYTRENELKSLCLDYNWDLTMYNLFDNEDWDIQVITNVLTYNCLINPFYILITFDQCGVSGHKNHKSCYEAAKKFSQEFPIETMYLKSQNIFQKYFCNYLLGEREFILGFKDYFSVMKMMTYHRSQLLWFRYLYLIFSSYTSYNSY from the coding sequence atgataatatttttgtctGTTTTTTTCGTGTTTTTTACTCTTAGAAACTATAAAAGGTTCCTTTTTTCTCATGTACCTGCTAATAAAAACTACTGTTTATTGATTGCTCACCCAGACGACGAATCAATGTTTTTCGCTCCTACTTTGTTAAACCTCAAATCCAAAATCCACATCTTGTGTCTATCAAAAGGTGACACATTATTTAAATGGGATTATACAAGAGAAAACGAACTAAAATCTCTCTGTCTAGATTATAATTGGGACTTGACTATGTATAACTTATTTGATAATGAAGATTGGGATATACAAGTTATTACAAATGTATTAACTTATAATTGCCTTATAAACccattttatattttaataacatTTGATCAATGTGGCGTCTCAGGTCATAAAAATCACAAGTCGTGTTACGAAGCAGCAAAAAAGTTTAGTCAGGAATTTCCAATTGAGACgatgtatttaaaaagtcAAAATATCTTccagaaatatttttgtaattatttGTTAGGTGAAAGAGAGTTTATATTAGGCTTTAAGGATTATTTTAGCGTCATGAAGATGATGACCTACCATAGAAGTCAATTACTATGgtttagatatttatatttaatattttcaagtTACACTTCATATAattcatattaa